In Spirosoma pollinicola, the genomic window CTGAACGTATAGGGCTAAAAACGAGTCGCCTTCCTCTGGGTCGCCGTCATAAATTATATCATCTGTTTTAGTAGCGTGGCCAATATAATTAATACGCTTCCCCTGCTGGTTGCTCCAGAAAAACGGCACCATCCGATAAGGCTCTTCTTTGCCTGCCATATTTAGCCCAGCCACATGTCCTTGTTGCCCGGCCACTTTCCAGTGTTCAATTCGCTGGGTTCCATCAGCCACCGGATAATGAGCGACATCACCAGCCGCATACAAGTCAGTAGCTATTTGCAGGTATTCATCGGTTTTCACACCCCCATCTTTCTCCAGCGAAACACCCTCCAAAAAATCTGTTTTGGGTTTCACACCCAGACCAAGCAACACAAAATCAGCGGGTAGTCGCTCGCCATTGTCGAGTAGAACGGCTGTAACATGGTCGTTGCCTTCCAATCGGTCGATCTTACGGCCCAAATGAAATTGAATGCCTTCTTTTTCGTGCCAGCCCTGTATGACACGTCCAATTTTTTCGCCCAGAATTTTCTCAAAAGGCACCTTCTCTAACCCAACCACATTAACTTCACTACCAAGCTTTCGCAGGCTCATGGCTCCTTCCAATCCAATAAACGAGCTTCCGATAATAACCACCCGTTTGCCTGCCTGCCCAAGTTCGCGCAATTTCTGGCTGTCGTGCAGGCTACGCAACATATAAACTCCCATTAAGTTAGTCGCTAAATTGGGTAACGAATTGGGCGCACCACCAGGACAAATTAACGCTTTGTCGTAGTCCAGCGTTTCGCCGGAGGCTAATCCAATCTGTTTGGTTGCCGGGTTAAGGCTGGTTACGTGTTGGTTCGTGCGAACGTCGATGCCGTAATCTTTATAAAACTCATCGCTACGCAGCGACATCCATTCGTCGGGCGCTTTGCCTTGCAGGTAATCTTTGGAACAATTTGGCCGGTCGTAGGGTGCCTCTCTACTTTCTGTCAGCATCACGATCTTTCCCGTGAAGCCCCCCTCGCGCATTCCCTCTGCGGCAAATGCACCTGCACCCCCACTTCCGATAATTACGTAAGTTTCTGAGTTGGCTTCGTCCGGCGCCGACAAAGGGTTTTCTATACTTTCTTTGTTGGTAGTCAGGCGAACAAAAACCTGGTCGCCTTCTATACGCACCTCATGGGTAGGCAAGCCGTTCAAGGCAGGTGCTTCAAGTCGGTAGCCATTTCTGACATCGAAACAGGCATTATGCCAGGGGCAAACGAGCCGATGCCCATTCAACAATCCTTTGGCCAAAGGGCCATTATAATGAGAACATTTTGGATGTAAGGCAAAGTATTGCCCATCTACGCGGGCCAGCAATACATCGGTGTCGTTAACGCGAACTTCTTTTAGTTCACCATCGGTCAGATCATCGACGTGGCAAACGGCGGCTTCGGAATAATCAGCTATCATGAGCGGTTGAGTTTGTCCTATAAACTCACCAACTGGCTGATTTGATTTTTTTGGCAGTTACGACTACCTTATAACTAACTCATATACAGATATATAGTAACTTGTGAGCAACTATTTTCAACGATCATGTTCCAAAATAGACCCATTTATTGGCCATACCTTATTTATGCCGCAGTTTATTCATTACCCTTTCCCTTGAGTGCTTTAGAAGCTATTTGAGTTTAAAAAGCATTTTTTTAGGCAAAAGCGATTTTTCAAACGATTTCTTTCATCTTTTTAATCTCTAGTTTACACTTAAGGACTTATTATTTTGGTTTTTATATATTTGTTGATTTTCACGCTTACCAGTGTAACTGAATGAATACAAAACTCTTTTTTATCTGTTGTCTGTTATCGGCAACGACATTTGCTCAAAATTTACGCGGACGCATCACCAACGAAGCAACGGGCAGCCCGCTGCCTGGCGTAGCCATTGTGTTAATAGGTCATCAATTTGGCACAACAACAAACAGTGATGGTGATTTTTCTATGAAATTGGGCCCCGGCCAATATACGTTGCGATTCAGCTCGATAGGGTCCGAGACAATCGAACGACACGTAACCATAGAAGCGGGTGAAAACCAGCGACTTAATTTGGCACTGCAAATTTCTCAGACCAGCCTAAATGAGGTAACTGTGGTGGGGTCGCGCAACCTGAATCGCTCCGTTACCGACTCGCCCGCGCCTATTGATCTAATAGATGTGCGTCAGGTAACGTCGAAAACCGGCCAGTTGGATGTAAATCAGCTCCTGCAATTTGTAGCTCCGTCGTTTAACTCCAACCGACAGACTGGTTCTGACGGGGCCGACCACGTAGATCCAGCTTCCCTGCGCGGTTTAGGGCCTGATCAAACCCTGGTTCTGATTAATGGTAAACGTCAGCACCAATCCTCGCTGGTTACGTTATTTGGCACGCGAGGTCGTGGCAATACAGGTACCGATCTAAATACAATTCCGGCGGCCGCTATTGAGCGTATTGAAATTCTCCGTGATGGGGCAGCTGCTCAGTACGGCTCCGATGCCATTGCGGGGGTTATTAACATTGTACTGAAAACTAGTACCAATCAATTGAATGCCAATGTCAATTACGGCGCGTACCAGGCTAAATTTCGCTTCGATAATCAGAAATTCGATGGCGGAAACTTAAACGTGAATGCCAATTATGGCTGGCATATTAGAGAAACAGGCTTTCTGAACGTAACGGCCGATTTTAACCAACGCCAACATACCAACCGCGCCAATACCCCCGGTATCGACTCTACACTTCAACGGCGTCAATTTGGCGATTCGAAAATTACGAATACCTCACTCTATGCCAATGCGGAGATTCCACTCTCAGACAATACGCGTATGTATGCGTTTGGGGGCCTGAATTCTCGTAAAGGGGATGCCTACGCCTGGACCCGTTCGGCAGATAGTCCACGTAATATAACATCTATTTACCCGGATGGATTCGATCCTATTATTACAAGTGCCATTGTTGATAAAACATTTGCGGCTGGTGTACGAACGAAAATAAACGATTGGAATGTAGATTTTGGCAATATTTTTGGCTCGAATCGCTTTGACTATGGCGTTAAGAATACGCTAAACACATCCTTGGGTACCTCCTCTCCCCGTGAGTTTAATGCGGGCGGATTTCAACTGCAACAAAACGTTACCGGATTACACTTCACCCGCTTCTTTTCCAATACATTGCAAGGTCTGAACGTAGCTTTTGGATCGGAGTTCCGGTACGAAGATTACAAAATCTTTGCGGGAGAGGAAGCCTCATATAAGGCTTACGATGTTACAAGGGCTGCGGGTTCGCAGGGCTTTCCTGGTTTTCAGCCGGGCAATGCCTTAACTAAAAGCCGTATCAACCTGGGGTTATATGTCGACACAGAAGCCGATTTAACAAAAGCCTTCATGATTGGTGCCGCTGCCCGGTACGAAAATTATAGCGATTTTGGTAGTACGCTGAATGGAAAGCTATCGAGTCGATTGAAAATAAGCCCATCATTTCTGCTGCGCGGTACGCTCAGCTCTGGCTTCCGGGCTCCATCGCTGGCACAGACCTATTTCAATTCGACCATTACTAACTTTGTTGGCGGCCAGGCTGTACAGGTGCAAATTGCTCAGAATGGAAGTGCCATTACGCAGGCCTTGGGCGTACCTCCGCTTAAGCAGGAAACATCTGTTAACGCCAGTCTGGGATTTACCAGTCATTTAGGTAGCGGCTTTACGTTAACTGTAGATGCTTATTATGTTAGAATCAAAGACCGGGTTGTTTTGACAGGCCAGTTTACAGATGATTTACCAGCAATTGCACCCGAATTACAGAAATTGAACGTAAGTCGAGTGCAGTTTTTCACGAACGCTATATCGACCAAGACACGGGGTATCGACATTGTACTAGCGCATCATACGTTGATAGGCGACGGGCGGCTGAACACGTCGCTTGGCATGAATTTCAATTCGCTGGACACGATCGGCGTGAACACGAATGCCAAATTAAAGCCTTATAAAGACCTGTATTTTGATCTGCGTGAGTATTACTTCGTGAAAGCATCGGCACCTCCCTCCAAAATGAATATAACGGTTGATTATAGTATCAATAACTGGGCATTTCTGCTTCGTGTAGTTCGTTTCGGGGAAGTAAAACTGGCAAACTGGAATTACGATGCGGCTAATCTGGATATTTATCGACCTAAAGCAGCAACCGATTTATCCATCTCATACCGGTTTACGCGCCAGATTGGGCTATCCGTTGGCGGATCTAACATCTTTAATGTTTATCCAGACATGCATCGGGCCGATCTTACCGAATCAGGTGGTGCGTGGGACCCCGTCCAGATGGGTTTCAACGGGGCTTATTGGTTTGGCAAGATGAACTTCAAGTTTTAAGAGCTTAGCCTGCCCGTACGAAAAGCCCATCACTAATGCCTTTTGACGTGGCATTAATGATGGGCTTTCTGATGAATTACTTATCCATAAAAAAGTCGATACAAAAATGTATCGACTTGAAAATCAAGAAAATCCTTAAAATCCCGGTTTATTTCGACGTCGCCATAACCATCTTGATATTCAGCTTCGCTCCGGTTTGGAGTACATCGACCAAATCCTGTACGGTTAAGGTTTTATCAAAGCGCACGACAACAGTTGGTTCTGCAATACCAGCCATCATTATTTTCAGCTCGTTCTCCAGATTGACCGGATCAACTGGTTTTTTGTCGATGTAATATTTCTTATCAGCATCAACCGATAGTGTCACCTGTTTTTTGCTTAACTGCTGCGTAGAGGCCGCTTTAGGTAATAGCAATTTAATAACATTCGGGTTGGCCACCGTCGAGATGATCAGGAAGAACAACAGCAAGAAAAACATGATGTCATTCAGGGATGAAGTCGCGACTTCGGCAGCAAATTTTGTTTTACGTCGGAGTTTCATAGTTGGCAATGAATAATGGATAATGGACAATGGATAAAGTACTAGTGCACCTCCGTTATTCATTATCCATTGTACATTAAAAAATTACCGCATCCGGGCGGGCTCGGTTGTTGGTTTTTGAAGAACTTCGATAAACTCGAAAGCATTTACCTCCAGCGAGAGGGTAAACCGCTCGATCATCATATTGAGCAGGTGATAGCCTGTGTAGGCAATAACCCCCACAATAA contains:
- a CDS encoding FAD-dependent oxidoreductase, with the translated sequence MIADYSEAAVCHVDDLTDGELKEVRVNDTDVLLARVDGQYFALHPKCSHYNGPLAKGLLNGHRLVCPWHNACFDVRNGYRLEAPALNGLPTHEVRIEGDQVFVRLTTNKESIENPLSAPDEANSETYVIIGSGGAGAFAAEGMREGGFTGKIVMLTESREAPYDRPNCSKDYLQGKAPDEWMSLRSDEFYKDYGIDVRTNQHVTSLNPATKQIGLASGETLDYDKALICPGGAPNSLPNLATNLMGVYMLRSLHDSQKLRELGQAGKRVVIIGSSFIGLEGAMSLRKLGSEVNVVGLEKVPFEKILGEKIGRVIQGWHEKEGIQFHLGRKIDRLEGNDHVTAVLLDNGERLPADFVLLGLGVKPKTDFLEGVSLEKDGGVKTDEYLQIATDLYAAGDVAHYPVADGTQRIEHWKVAGQQGHVAGLNMAGKEEPYRMVPFFWSNQQGKRINYIGHATKTDDIIYDGDPEEGDSFLALYVQDGQIKAAAGLKRDQDIIAIRELMQENKMPSVDAVRNGIKWINELLKS
- a CDS encoding TonB-dependent receptor, with the protein product MNTKLFFICCLLSATTFAQNLRGRITNEATGSPLPGVAIVLIGHQFGTTTNSDGDFSMKLGPGQYTLRFSSIGSETIERHVTIEAGENQRLNLALQISQTSLNEVTVVGSRNLNRSVTDSPAPIDLIDVRQVTSKTGQLDVNQLLQFVAPSFNSNRQTGSDGADHVDPASLRGLGPDQTLVLINGKRQHQSSLVTLFGTRGRGNTGTDLNTIPAAAIERIEILRDGAAAQYGSDAIAGVINIVLKTSTNQLNANVNYGAYQAKFRFDNQKFDGGNLNVNANYGWHIRETGFLNVTADFNQRQHTNRANTPGIDSTLQRRQFGDSKITNTSLYANAEIPLSDNTRMYAFGGLNSRKGDAYAWTRSADSPRNITSIYPDGFDPIITSAIVDKTFAAGVRTKINDWNVDFGNIFGSNRFDYGVKNTLNTSLGTSSPREFNAGGFQLQQNVTGLHFTRFFSNTLQGLNVAFGSEFRYEDYKIFAGEEASYKAYDVTRAAGSQGFPGFQPGNALTKSRINLGLYVDTEADLTKAFMIGAAARYENYSDFGSTLNGKLSSRLKISPSFLLRGTLSSGFRAPSLAQTYFNSTITNFVGGQAVQVQIAQNGSAITQALGVPPLKQETSVNASLGFTSHLGSGFTLTVDAYYVRIKDRVVLTGQFTDDLPAIAPELQKLNVSRVQFFTNAISTKTRGIDIVLAHHTLIGDGRLNTSLGMNFNSLDTIGVNTNAKLKPYKDLYFDLREYYFVKASAPPSKMNITVDYSINNWAFLLRVVRFGEVKLANWNYDAANLDIYRPKAATDLSISYRFTRQIGLSVGGSNIFNVYPDMHRADLTESGGAWDPVQMGFNGAYWFGKMNFKF
- a CDS encoding ExbD/TolR family protein, with the protein product MKLRRKTKFAAEVATSSLNDIMFFLLLFFLIISTVANPNVIKLLLPKAASTQQLSKKQVTLSVDADKKYYIDKKPVDPVNLENELKIMMAGIAEPTVVVRFDKTLTVQDLVDVLQTGAKLNIKMVMATSK